The sequence tttgagccgagcactgcgagaaaaacggccgcaatacgccgatagacacgacaaagttattttgcaacatgacaatgctcggccacatgttgcacaagtggtcaaaacatacttagaaacgctcaaatgggatgtcctaccccacccgccgtatagtccagaccttgcgccatccgattactatctcttccgatcgatgcaacatggcctggctgaccagcacttccgtaattacgatgaagtcaaaaaatggatcgattcgtggattgcggcaaaaccgaccgaatttttcacaaagggaatccgtgaattgccagaaagatgggaaaaagtagtagtaagcgatggacaatattttgaatattaaatttgtaaccattttacgtcaataatttcgaaaaaaaaccgcacgaacttattcatagtcctattatataatagGGTTTGTAGATCCATAGGAGATAAACGAAAATAGCAAATATGTAGTAAATTCCAGCTGGTGTCAAAACAAATGgcatacaaaaattcaaaattaaaaaattgattatgGATGCATGTGTGTATCTACTCGTATAAGGTGCCGTACGtaaacatatttgacacttgtgaaccaaacagctgcagtatacaagcaCACAAGCAATAgaggtaaaaaaaaagtttccatctcttaaaattattttgtttttatttagtaaaaaaagtcattcgaaaacaaaattggatgattaatttgcgcCACAATGTACATATAGACCAAGATCACAGTGAAAAGCATACACAGTTCatgaattagaaaaataagatgatgattttttttttttatagtaataataatttctgcattaattaaaaatacattttactcATCAGGAGATGCGGgcaattgttgaaaaattgcttaaatattcaatttttttatgacaatAAAAATTCGTCTTCGAATATCCGCCAGTTTTacctaatttgttttgtttataaaactCCTGCCTTTgacttcaaaattaaataaaaaatagcttcTAGCACCAAGGGAACCGGAGttgtagatttttaaaaatggcacACCAAGCCAAAATACACGAAACtccttgttttcaaaaaaaaaaaacatcaaatatgGGTTGCTTTTTATCGCTACAGAAgccgtaaaatatcaaataaaatcataaaagtgGCACCCTAATGGAAGAAACGCCCCTTATATGGTAGTTAGGTTGACTGAtcgcttaatttttataaacccTTACCTGCTTATAAAACTCGTTGTAAGCTTATTGATTTGTAATCGTTTGAAATAGAATAACTGCGCAAGTACTTAAGTTTGCCTTTGGTTATATGCGCCGGTAACGAGCTAGGTATTGTCTTGCAGGAGACCAGaagaaagcaaaagaaaattccAGCAAATAATATGGACTCTCAATTAATTTATGGATTCTCAATAAAATTTAGGTTTCCATAATTTCCATGATGACCATGGCAAGATGTATGAATGGGTTGAAACGACAGCTTTAAGAGTGGCACAGGAAGTAGCATCATACATTTTAGTGCATATGGAGGACTTAAAAACACGTAGTAGCCTACTATGATGCTTGTTCAGGACAAAGTCGTAACATTAAAGTAGCATTGACGTAGATGAAAAtggataaatatgaaaataaaaaagcaaactacTCATATTTAACCCTGAGCATTCTTGAAAAATGAGCCTCGTAAAATATTCTGTAAAACTTCTTTAGATGATTTCAAATTTAACATTTCGAATATTTCACCTAAAAGAGGAAAACCAGAAATATACTTACATTATACACCACCACTAGATCAGTAGCGGATGAAAAAGATAAAACATCACATTTGTGTTTACTACCAGATATGAAATTCACACgcaattcattaaataaaaccCCAAACCGGACCACAGAGAAGtatgtgcttgggtatcacaggggCTACGTGTACAACATCTGGCGATACCCTTAATGACATCCTGAACTTGCAACCTACAGAAtttcaaattcgaaaagaaatgatgaagacagcgtacaggctcaagtcaAACGGAGTCTgggaaaacaagaaaatactgGCCACTGTGTGGTCAGATGTGACACCAGTTGTCGGATCGGTGCACACTGTTCAATGATGTCAGCTGATAATCGGGTGCCTTATGTTAACTTCGCTAGGAAGTGTGATGCCTTCATCCGacatagagatcaatggttaagtctaGAGAACCTAATaatggatccaaaaccagtgatagTAGCCGATTTGGATTGTACTAAGACGAATACACTAAGTATTCCCACGTTACAGGACAGATGGCTACGGGATTCTTAACGGAAGTCTATTCCATCTTGACTTCGAATAGTGGAAAAAGTGGCAGGAtagtagtattggaatttgtagtgacagtcaagatGCTAACGTACGCTGcttttcgaaattagtcggagaGAGTAAGTCAAAACttaacagtgttgcaaaacacaacaaagttcgCCTTATTTGTTGTATTGTAGGGAAGTGATTTGCTGATAAACTGCCTAATGAAGGACCTGCAAGCATGCCATTATTCCCtaaaccctttctaggtgtaaATTTTGCATCAATttaacgacttcatgaggttCATCCATAGAAGACGTGGGACACCTGCAGAATGGCCAAGTACTTTGTGAAAAGGCGAAACGGGAAATTAGCAAACTTTGTAGAAAGCAATTAAGAGTACTGGGGGTGTGCACAACGTGGTCAGCATATAGCGACCAGGGTAATTATTGGCGACCCAATATGCCTAttctgtcttgagaatgaggaCACGGCAAAGCATTTTTTCTGTAGCTGTCCGAGGTTTTCTAACTAAGACTTAGGCTGTTGGGTTGCGATGTAGTACTCAGTATGGATAAAATTGatactcttccggatctcttaagatttatCAATAAATCTCTAGTATTATTCATTAACTatttcaaaataagaaatatatcaCTTTGACCACTTTTATAATTATGGCCACTTATTGATTTTCCAGATTTGTTTCAATCTTCCCAACAGAGTTGACCTTTTTAATTCCCCTtttatcttttaaatttttactgaatTCAATAACATCTCAAAAatatgggaggttgaattagttttaaaggtttttttcgaagatttggggttttattgtgaaaaaacggtacaaaatattttattcgaagtattggccatcgctagctacaactttcccccatctttcgggcaatttccggatgccgtttctccaaaattctggccgctgcttggctatccatgactcaacccatattttggtagccgcgtacgaggagaaccgctggtccgccaaatcgagactcatatgccggaacaaatgataatcggagggagctatgtctggactatactgcgggtggggtaacacttcccagccaagcgttccaaggtattttttgacaggttgagcaacatgcggccgagcgttgttatgttgcaaaataaccttgtcgtgcctttttaccgtttcctgccgtttttctttcaatgctcgGCTTAAACGCAttaattgcagtcggtaacgatcccccgtgattgtttcgcccggttggagcagctcaaaatatacgacgccgacctgatcccaccaaatgcagagcatgattttcttgccgtgaatattctgcttggccgtcgacgttgatgcgtggccgggcaaaacccatgattttttgcgttttgggttatcgtagtggatccatttttcgccgccagtcaccacccgatgcaaaaaacccttccgattttgtcgctcgatcagcaattcgcacgtaaaaagtcgccgttcgacgtcgcgcagcttcaactcgtacgggacccaatgcccttgcttttggatcattcccctcgcttttagacgcttgcaaacggttgatttatcaacgcccaatgattcagcaagctcttcttgggtttggcacgagtcatcgtttaccaattcccccaattccgcgtcctcgaactttttgggctggccaagacgctccttgtcttcggtgtgaaaatcaccacttttgaatcgtcgaaaccagtactcacatgttgaaatcgacggagtatggtctgggtaggcctcctgcagcaattcacgggcttgggctgtattttttttcaaattgaagcagaaaagcaaagcttcccgcaagttgcgtttcgacggcacgaaagttgacatactcggagcacgaaaacactgcgttgtttatacttcagcgaaatgacagatactgataaagaaagcctagggatgaggctttgtcatgaatatatattcagtgataaagtgataaatagcgccatctgtgtgtcacctttaaaactaattcaacctcccataattaatattgaattttcaaGGCATCAATTGCTAAATGCATAGAATATTGAGTAATTCTATTCTTCGTTTAATTAAAGTTACGGTTTTGTTATGTAATAAAGTCTGTAAGATTGTTAATGTCATAGACTGAAATGAAATTAGaaatatctatttttattaattttacttgcTAGAATTTGTTGGtaatatttttgagtttacttcatatgagtttatttgctatcttaattaaaaagaaaaataccgaaaccaaagaaaaaaattagcttgaATTGTTTTGTTCAGTTTGTCAATTATGGTGACTCATGACAGTGACTCACTATAAGTAGACGCTACTATTTAAGAATGTAATTCTCTAATATTTATTACATTACACCGTGCACAGTAAAAGTTGTCATAGAAAAATTGTGTATGCACATGAAACTACAGATTTTATATATTAGGttagggaataagttcgtagcatttttaccgaagacttttatttaaacaaaaaacaataattatataaataagttaatcaattatacatTCCGCGTTTCTGTTTACAATCTGTTCCCACCTCTCGGCCAATTTGTTAATACCGTTCCGCCAATCAAATCAATCAAATCGCCTGGTCTGTTGTCAAAGAAGtgattgagccagtttttaaggacctctttaaTATCGAAGGCAACGTCCTTTATATAGTTTGACAGGGGGCGGAAAAGACGGTAATCGGTCGATGCAATgttcggagaatacggcgggtgcTGAAGAACCTCCCATTCGAACTCTTGGAGGCCGCTTTGACGACTCGTGCAACATGgggtctggcgttgtcgtgcAGGAGTATggcttgaccatgtcgatcagatcGTTTTAgttgaatagcctcattcaaGAGGTGTAGCttggcaatgtagagctccttgttgattgtggcattcttttcgaactTTTCCCAATGCATcttgccctcccagtcccaccaaacttttgattctcggctttggcgtatctcctggaaccACCCaattctttctttgcttcatattgatgtatagccatcatttctcatctcccgtgaccgcgtgttgctcgatggcaaGCGAGATGCTGaggagcaatttgaaggcgactttcttcgctttttttcgttgagctcgtgagacacCCCGTCTtctaatttttcggtaaatctaaCTGAATGTAAATGAAtgggaatcgttttatgatcgcagctaATTTTTTGCGCCAATTCAAAACTGGTTTGCTGAccattctccttcaaaagtgagctactcaaaactaataaaaaattaaataactcaaaaattccATTGACAcgattttgtagagcagaaagagttcaaTCGAATAAATGCTTACCCTGCTGAatacttaaaagaaaatatagaaacgCTATGAATTTATTACCCAACACAATAGTAGTGCTGCGTacgcatgtttttattttctcataaattaaatttttcaatggaCTAAAATTTCATTCTAAGTTTGTGTAACTTATGCCGAAAGGGGCCTTGGATGAAAGGCTTGCTTCAAAATACAAAAGACTGTGCACAAATCGCGGTATTCCCTGATTAGTCACTAGAATACCCTCATTATTcgggattttttttataagatctCTTCTCCTGATATTTAAGGGGTATCGgtagtctagagctcgaaaatttgcgGTATTTTCAGGCATTTTGTTTACAGTGAAAAATgcaaaacgatatttaaattttttaggctttttatttaacttcttttatatacaaaaatgaaagaaaacattttttaaaattttaataatttaaaaatgacgCTCAAGTTGACCCTCCTGAAAAATTCgactggacggtgttgtccatttggctcttctatgtatctgaaacacaaaagccaAACAAAGTATTAATcaatatgactgtagctatgttccgctactagaataaaaaaaaatatttgacaaaatggcgctgcTTTGAAtatgacactctaaaaatcgaattttcagttttttaataaaaaaaatacgaaataattgaaataataatttgatcctagtacgggcgatagccattgatctAGTGAACAACGTATTCAAATTTCAGATGATTCCgttgaaaaggtttttttttttgacaacactaggccgaaaaaagtagttttgagatgattgagtttaaagttttgagagtggccgcCTAACGGCCGGCTTTAGAATCCAAAATACTggaaatatccttccaaaaatttggcagtatattcttaaaagcctaagctttcgaaatattaaaatgaaaattttagacCACCGGTACCGCTTAAGTCAtacgtaatttttatttttaggttaTTTGTATTGGACTATTAAAGAAAGTGTGTAAAAACTAGATTTTAGAATGGTTTATgataaaatcattcaaaatatagttgaagtactattaaaaggcCTCCTTTTAACTAcagaaacaaataaagaaactaatataaataaataaaataaaaataaataaaacaaaatgtttacatAATTTGTCTACCAATAAAAGcttgtctaattttttttttatttttcgttttcttccAGCTTTTTGGTATTGCCGCCATCGTACTGATTGCGGTCAATTCTGGAGCCGTGCCCGATGATTGGGATACACCAGCCTTTATAATCTTCGGATTGGTGGTACTATTTGCTATTATCGGTTGCGTGGCAGCGCTGCGCGAGTCCATTTGCCTCACTGTGACTGtaagtgtaaaaaataaatgcctatTACCTCAACCATGCacactttgaaataaaaatgaattaaagagAAAAACTTTTCTTTCCTCATCCAGTGCGCTGTTTTCTTGCTACTGCTAGCTATTCTACAAATTGCCGTAACTATTATTATTCTGAATGACCGTCAAACACAAAGTGGCATTGGTAGAGTCGAAGATGCTTGGGACCACGACAAAATGGATGCTTTGCAATCGAAATATGAATGCTGCGGCAAAGATAGTTCACAGGATTATATATTGTTGAATCGGCAAATACCACTCAGCTGCTACACCGATCAAAATGACGCAGAtgctaataaaatgtatacgGAAGGTTGCAGCGCCAAATTGCAGCGTTACTATGACAGTGAGACGACGACCATCGCCACTGCTTCGTGGGTGATTGCCGCACTTGAGGTACGCAGAGAGCTGTGCAAGAAATTCTCACATTCATGCTTACTATTTGCttacttttgtgtttttgtatttttcaggTACTTGGCTTTTTGCTGGCCGTATTTTTGGTCATTAATTTCCGCAATAAACAACGACGCATGCAGTTCTAGAGAAGTAGCGTTCGCTGTGGaacagtacaaatttatgtgtaaCGCCTTGAATAGTGAAGGATGTTGCGGGAATAATACTCGTATTTTGCTTGATATATTCATAGAAATGCCTTTTCACTTGTgcaattattgtaatttatttgttgtATATTTATTGTATTCAATATTCACTAAAGTCACCGGAGTGCAATCGATTAAAGACAAAGTGATTGTTTAAGAGttcgaaatattatttttatttgggtaTTAGGGTGgttacgtatttttttatttgattatttttaagttaatgcTTCAAGTTAAAGCATCCTACTGacctatgaaaaaaataaaatacaaatataccgAGAAATTTAACTAACCAAAACTTACATAAAACTACTATTGAGGTATGAGGTGGTTAACAATCCTCTTGAAAGCGGAATATCGTGCAATTCACAGTGATTTAGTTCAGATTACGCTCTAGCTAATGGAGCTTTAAGAGCATAATAGGATATTCTATGTGCTATATTAActataaatataatttgatttaattttaaagccTTATCGAGGGGATTTTCTCAGAAATTCAATGGGcttgaaatggaaaatataaaattaaggtAACTTATGGAGGAAAGATGCATAAGTCACGCCGAATTAAGTGCTACCAGGGTggatcaaaaagtaatcaaacaTTCAAATAAGAAATTCTATATGCAATTCTTCCATATTTTAATGCTTTCCAAATAAACACTTTTCCAAGCTCTCAAGAAATATGCCATAGATTCTTCGTTCGAACCAAATCATTTAGCGATGAGTTATTTCCTTGCACTTGAAAACAGGAAAAAGTTTCACCGCATTAAATCCGGAGAGCACTCACATGCTGTATGAACTCCATCTAATCTATTTCCTCCGATTTCGTCAATTTGACTGAGGAATTATGCCGAGTGCATTGTTTTgctgaaagaaatttatttctctCGAAATGCGATGGGTTTTGCTTCTGCTCGGCTTCAAATAAATTCAACTGctctgtatatatatttaaatatgagccgattaactttttttaattgtttcgaGCTCTTTCCAAAAACCAATCGCTATGAATTTGTTGACCTTCAAACTCACCGTGTCTTCCTTTGAGTTGGAGCCAACAGGAGAAGTTCACTGGCCCAACTTTACCTTGGTTCATTTAATATTGTGATAAATTTATGATTCTTAAGCGGCGCGAGGGCTTGCTCGGATTGCGATTGATCAGCAAATACTCGGATGAGTGTTCGTTAGTAAAAAAGTTGCACACGTTGACGCTACTTTACGGCAACGCCTTTGTCTGTGAGCTCAAGGCAGTCAATTCCTCGGCCTGCAGAAAGTCTCAGGCTTGAGCTTCGTGAATTTTGTATCAATACTAGGCCTACACTCAAGCAAGATTCAACTGAACCAGGAACCCGATgttcaaaatcaaataaaactttGTCTGTGCACTGACTTTGGAGTATTCAAAAAacaatgttaatttttgttgaggAATCACCTTTAGCGGCGAGGTGCATTTCCGGACGAATCGCTATGTTAATAAGCAAAGAAAGTAAATTGCCATATAAGGAACGAATTCAACTCGAATGAAATTTATTAACTGGTACGGATTTTGGGCTAGCACGTCATCATTGGTTAGCTCTTTGGCGATCTTACAGATCGATTGTTGCCTGCAAAATTGCAtaacgtgccacacagcaaacgccgcAATCGAAATTATGCATGAACGAGTTGAGAGTATGATTACCTCTCACGGAGATTACTTGAAGTGGCCATAAAGGTCGGGTGATTTGACCGCTTTAAACTTTTGCCTAAGGGATTTTCTTAAGTCACAGTTTTGTTATAATATAATAAGACATAGTCAACCAATGCCCTCAAAGTAAACATAACCAAAGCTATACCTGAAATGCAGTCGGATCTATGCagcaaaatcatttaaaatttaacatttcGCATACCTGCTACAGAATGAGACCCAGGCGATATTTTAAGGTTGTTCAAATAAAAACGAAGCTTGTCAATACTACACAGAGAGCTTGTTTTACTATATTCAATAATTATCCGCCTTTATTGGAAAAtactttatatattgtattatttaataattttaacagGAATCtgtaaaaaatgatttattttatttagtttatttattgcaaagtacaatttttaatttttgattgcatAAATATAGAAGAGTGTGTTTAGTGTGTTCGTAATATAAATgccttttattttcttaaacaaaaaagtCACATTATATTAATAAACACAATAAACTGCATAAAATATGAGCTCAGaaatgttgcgtatacgcccacgtgtttctttttttttcaaacaaatctcTGACGTTTTAATTTCGCttttttcgaatatttacacaaaaaattcTCGTATGCTTCTTAAGCAAATTTTTCTTGGTGGAAAATACACATTCAACATTTCAGGTATTTTAAggtgttttcaaatatttgaataGCCAAAGTGTAtataaacaagcaaacaaatcaATCAACAATGCCACAAAAAGCAGCAAACGTAA is a genomic window of Anastrepha ludens isolate Willacy chromosome 6, idAnaLude1.1, whole genome shotgun sequence containing:
- the LOC128867807 gene encoding protein late bloomer, producing the protein MGCATTTVKISSILFNTLLALFGIAAIVLIAVNSGAVPDDWDTPAFIIFGLVVLFAIIGCVAALRESICLTVTCAVFLLLLAILQIAVTIIILNDRQTQSGIGRVEDAWDHDKMDALQSKYECCGKDSSQDYILLNRQIPLSCYTDQNDADANKMYTEGCSAKLQRYYDSETTTIATASWVIAALEVLGFLLAVFLVINFRNKQRRMQF